From Rutidosis leptorrhynchoides isolate AG116_Rl617_1_P2 chromosome 3, CSIRO_AGI_Rlap_v1, whole genome shotgun sequence, a single genomic window includes:
- the LOC139898043 gene encoding uncharacterized protein, which produces MSEDDQSQPTVTESPDRPSKIAKITDETEKVEMAGQNPSFRSIQRYLIAIEYIGTRFSGAQQQAPNCRTVVGVLQNAFAKFIGQPVSIFCSSRTDAGVHALSNVCHVDVERISKRKPGEVLPPHEPSVVKKAVNHFLQKNEGDIMITDVRCVAPDFHARYKAQERTYFYRLLSGPEHLSTFEKDRAWHVPEELDLLAMQKACKVLEGLHDFSSFRASGCQAKSPIRNLDELNVIEVLPSPYFPSAMERETLNCSVSNGDFSCNSNQNKAAWSIGESSLGFGIRRRHRCFVVTARARSFLYHQVRFLVGAIKSVGTGELTVSDVERILEAKTVTANGPMAPAHGLYLTHVKYDLP; this is translated from the exons ATGTCAGAAGACGATCAATCACAGCCTACTGTAACTGAATCTCCTGACCGGCCGTCGAAGATCGCCAAAATCACCGACGAAACTGAAAAAGTGGAAATGGCCGGTCAAAACCCTAGTTTCAGGTCAATTCAAAGATATTTGATTGCAATTGAATACATTGGAACTCGATTCTCAGGTGCTCAACAACAAGCTCCTAATTGCAGGACCGTTGTTGGTGTTCTTCAG AATGCGTTTGCAAAGTTTATCGGTCAGCCGGTTTCTATTTTCTGCTCCAGTCGAACG GATGCAGGAGTTCATGCTTTATCAAATGTTTGTCATGTAGATGTAGAACGAATAAGCAAACGAAAACCTGGTGAAGTG TTGCCACCTCATGAACCTTCGGTGGTAAAGAAAGCTGTTAATCATTTTTTACag AAGAATGAAGGTGATATAATGATTACTGATGTTCGATGTGTTGCGCCTGATTTTCATGCTAGATACAAAGCTCAAGAGCGAAC TTACTTTTATCGGCTGCTATCAGGTCCAGAACATTTATCGACCTTTGAAAAAGATCGGGCATGGCATGTACCCGAGGAACTAGATCTTTTAGCAATGCAG AAAGCTTGCAAAGTTCTCGAGGGACTACATGATTTCAGTTCTTTCCGAGCTTCTGGCTGTCAG GCAAAATCACCAATCAGAAACTTGGATGAACTCAACGTTATTGAAGTTTTGCCATCTCCATATTTTCCATCAGCAATGGAGAGGGAAACCCTAAATTGCTCAGTTTCAAACGGTGATTTTTCATGTAATTCTAATCAAAATAAAGCTGCATGGTCTATTGGTGAGTCCAGTCTAGGCTTTGGCATAAGGAGAAGGCATCGATGCTTTGTTGTTACTGCACGAGCACGTTCTTTTCTCTACCATCAG GTGAGATTTCTGGTTGGTGCTATAAAATCTGTGGGCACTGGAGAACTGACAGTTTCAGATG TTGAGCGAATCCTGGAAGCTAAGACGGTAACTGCAAATGGTCCTATGGCTCCTGCTCATGGTCTGTACCTTACACATGTCAAATACGATCTCCCATGA
- the LOC139898044 gene encoding uncharacterized protein isoform X3 — MKRKRAAKVKNAFQDNNVRMAEINEVEEPVTGIRSRQVEKNVNNGGMESYPNRLREMIVSIIKDLAKEGGGLGNLSSSLGDNPIINGQMGQPHDDMNFEENESGLHHNHNPEYKQQELNDALTVIKKTMKLDAAAPFTRPVDPIALEIPDYFDIIDTPMDFGTICNNLENGLKYMNSADVFKDVQYIWYNCLKYNKKGDHILELMNRVKTFFMKYWIAAGLHTEQSTSIIEAGQQHSMRNEEHYSSPVTHVADHPSPINMLTGQLQHTSSQSQSFSQEDEPNIDSTTVQQKRQGRGPTRCLKLLNTAGRIKVVTNEMGQPVGSEASLLTSFLGLTARDGNLAPLIYPSWSKVPQDNKEDMWQKVLTKFDIDPCNRSWVLRSLGSKWRNFKALLKATRYNTHATDKERLADRDERVLPEQWSFLVSKWSSEKWQNMSAKNKANRARQKFIHATGKKSFARIREEEKAKRPDGQELSRAELFILTRTRKNGQPVNEETAAVISQLRESATKKDSTVIDKNESQDDAYNRVMGLDRKGSSSLFGLHANPSHIGSELPTRAEALKMVEAKNAEVLEMKEKLAAMEQTCSQMASQMSAMVSMMATFKKDSASQNLPSAVAGTSSPMCLPNTDRSEPISLSNYEVPAKQTRGRKKKR, encoded by the exons ATGAAGCGAAAACGTGCGGCCAAGGTGAAAAATGCATTCCAGGACAACAATGTTCGAATGGCAGAAATCAATGAAGTAGAAGAACCTGTTACTGGCATAAGGAGCAGGCAAGTAGAAAAAAATGTAAATAATGGGGGGATGGAAAGTTATCCAAACAGATTGCGTGAAATGATTGTATCGATAATTAAGGATTTAGCGAAAGAAGGTGGCGGTTTGGGTAATCTGTCAAGCAGCTTGGGTGATAACCCAATCATCAATGGACAGATGGGACAACCTCACGATGATATGAATTTCGAGGAAAACGAAAGCGGACTACATCACAATCATAATCCAGAATACAAGCAGCAGGAATTAAATGATGCTCTAACA GTGATAAAAAAGACCATGAAATTGGATGCAGCTGCTCCGTTTACCCGACCTGTCGATCCAATCGCACTTGAAATACCT GATTACTTTGATATTATCGACACACCGATGGATTTTGGTACAATATGCAACAACCTTGAGAATGGTCTCAAGTACATGAATTCTGCCGATGTATTTAAGGATGTACAATATATTTGGTATAATTGTCTTAAATATAATAAGAAGGGTGATCACATTTTGGAGCTCATGAATCGGGTCAAGACATTCTTCATGAAGTACTGGATAGCAGCTGGCTTACACACTGAACAATCAACATCTATAATTG AAGCAGGGCAGCAACACAGCATGCGTAATGAGGAACATTACAGCAGCCCTGTTACTCATGTTGCTG ATCATCCCAGTCCGATCAACATGCTGACTGGTCAACTCCAGCATACCTCTAGTCAATCACAATCTTTTTCGCAAGAGGACGAGCCTAATATTG ATTCTACAACCGTCCAACAGAAACGCCAAGGTCGTGGGCCCACTCGTTGCCTTAAGTTATTAAATACAGCTGGCCGGATAAAAGTTGTAACCAATGAAATGGGTCAGCCCGTAGGCAGTGAAGCATCCTTGTTAACCAGCTTCCTGGGCCTCACCGCACGAGATGGGAACTTGGCTCCCCTAATTTATCCTAGTTGGAGCAAAGTGCCACAAGACAACAAGGAGGACATGTGGCAGAAAGTTCTG ACAAAGTTTGATATTGACCCCTGTAATCGAAGTTGGGTACTGAGGTCACTTGGAAGTAAATGGAGAAACTTTAAAGCCCTGCTTAAGGCTACTCGTTATAATACTCATGCAACTGATAAGGAGCGGCTTGCAGATCGTGATGAGAGGGTTCTTCCTGAACAGTGGTCATTCCTTGTTTCTAAGTGGAGCTCCGAGAAATGGCAG AATATGAGTGCCAAAAATAAGGCCAATCGAGCTAGGCAAAAGTTCATCCACGCCACAGGAAAAAAAAGCTTTGCCAGAATACGTGAGGAGGAG AAGGCAAAAAGGCCTGATGGGCAGGAACTCTCGCGTGCAGAGCTGTTTATATTAACACGTACACGCAAAAATGGTCAGCCTGTGAATGAAGAAACAGCTGCTGTAATT TCTCAACTTCGTGAATCTGCAACTAAAAAAGACTCGACGGTGATTGACAAGAATGAATCTCAAGATGATGCGTATAATCGGGTAATGGGCTTGGATAGAAAAGGCAGTTCGTCTTTATTCGGGTTACATGCTAACCCTTCTCATATTGGTTCTGAACTTCCTACGCGTGCTGAGGCTTTGAAGATGGTGGAAGCAAAAAATGCAGAGGTTCTTGAAATGAAGGAGAAGCTTGCAGCAATGGAGCAAACATGCTCACAAATGGCTTCCCAAATGTCTGCCATGGTGTCAATGATGGCTACATTTAAGAAGGATTCTGCTTCCCAAAATCTTCCTAGTGCT GTCGCTGGAACTTCGTCTCCGATGTGTTTACCAAATACAGATCGGTCAGAACCTATATCTTTATCTAATTATGAGGTTCCTGCAAAACAG ACTCGTGGAAGGAAAAAGAAAAGGTAG
- the LOC139898044 gene encoding uncharacterized protein isoform X1, with translation MKRKRAAKVKNAFQDNNVRMAEINEVEEPVTGIRSRQVEKNVNNGGMESYPNRLREMIVSIIKDLAKEGGGLGNLSSSLGDNPIINGQMGQPHDDMNFEENESGLHHNHNPEYKQQELNDALTVIKKTMKLDAAAPFTRPVDPIALEIPDYFDIIDTPMDFGTICNNLENGLKYMNSADVFKDVQYIWYNCLKYNKKGDHILELMNRVKTFFMKYWIAAGLHTEQSTSIIEAGQQHSMRNEEHYSSPVTHVAEDHPSPINMLTGQLQHTSSQSQSFSQEDEPNIDSTTVQQKRQGRGPTRCLKLLNTAGRIKVVTNEMGQPVGSEASLLTSFLGLTARDGNLAPLIYPSWSKVPQDNKEDMWQKVLTKFDIDPCNRSWVLRSLGSKWRNFKALLKATRYNTHATDKERLADRDERVLPEQWSFLVSKWSSEKWQNMSAKNKANRARQKFIHATGKKSFARIREEEKAKRPDGQELSRAELFILTRTRKNGQPVNEETAAVISQLRESATKKDSTVIDKNESQDDAYNRVMGLDRKGSSSLFGLHANPSHIGSELPTRAEALKMVEAKNAEVLEMKEKLAAMEQTCSQMASQMSAMVSMMATFKKDSASQNLPSAVAGTSSPMCLPNTDRSEPISLSNYEVPAKQTRGRKKKR, from the exons ATGAAGCGAAAACGTGCGGCCAAGGTGAAAAATGCATTCCAGGACAACAATGTTCGAATGGCAGAAATCAATGAAGTAGAAGAACCTGTTACTGGCATAAGGAGCAGGCAAGTAGAAAAAAATGTAAATAATGGGGGGATGGAAAGTTATCCAAACAGATTGCGTGAAATGATTGTATCGATAATTAAGGATTTAGCGAAAGAAGGTGGCGGTTTGGGTAATCTGTCAAGCAGCTTGGGTGATAACCCAATCATCAATGGACAGATGGGACAACCTCACGATGATATGAATTTCGAGGAAAACGAAAGCGGACTACATCACAATCATAATCCAGAATACAAGCAGCAGGAATTAAATGATGCTCTAACA GTGATAAAAAAGACCATGAAATTGGATGCAGCTGCTCCGTTTACCCGACCTGTCGATCCAATCGCACTTGAAATACCT GATTACTTTGATATTATCGACACACCGATGGATTTTGGTACAATATGCAACAACCTTGAGAATGGTCTCAAGTACATGAATTCTGCCGATGTATTTAAGGATGTACAATATATTTGGTATAATTGTCTTAAATATAATAAGAAGGGTGATCACATTTTGGAGCTCATGAATCGGGTCAAGACATTCTTCATGAAGTACTGGATAGCAGCTGGCTTACACACTGAACAATCAACATCTATAATTG AAGCAGGGCAGCAACACAGCATGCGTAATGAGGAACATTACAGCAGCCCTGTTACTCATGTTGCTG AAGATCATCCCAGTCCGATCAACATGCTGACTGGTCAACTCCAGCATACCTCTAGTCAATCACAATCTTTTTCGCAAGAGGACGAGCCTAATATTG ATTCTACAACCGTCCAACAGAAACGCCAAGGTCGTGGGCCCACTCGTTGCCTTAAGTTATTAAATACAGCTGGCCGGATAAAAGTTGTAACCAATGAAATGGGTCAGCCCGTAGGCAGTGAAGCATCCTTGTTAACCAGCTTCCTGGGCCTCACCGCACGAGATGGGAACTTGGCTCCCCTAATTTATCCTAGTTGGAGCAAAGTGCCACAAGACAACAAGGAGGACATGTGGCAGAAAGTTCTG ACAAAGTTTGATATTGACCCCTGTAATCGAAGTTGGGTACTGAGGTCACTTGGAAGTAAATGGAGAAACTTTAAAGCCCTGCTTAAGGCTACTCGTTATAATACTCATGCAACTGATAAGGAGCGGCTTGCAGATCGTGATGAGAGGGTTCTTCCTGAACAGTGGTCATTCCTTGTTTCTAAGTGGAGCTCCGAGAAATGGCAG AATATGAGTGCCAAAAATAAGGCCAATCGAGCTAGGCAAAAGTTCATCCACGCCACAGGAAAAAAAAGCTTTGCCAGAATACGTGAGGAGGAG AAGGCAAAAAGGCCTGATGGGCAGGAACTCTCGCGTGCAGAGCTGTTTATATTAACACGTACACGCAAAAATGGTCAGCCTGTGAATGAAGAAACAGCTGCTGTAATT TCTCAACTTCGTGAATCTGCAACTAAAAAAGACTCGACGGTGATTGACAAGAATGAATCTCAAGATGATGCGTATAATCGGGTAATGGGCTTGGATAGAAAAGGCAGTTCGTCTTTATTCGGGTTACATGCTAACCCTTCTCATATTGGTTCTGAACTTCCTACGCGTGCTGAGGCTTTGAAGATGGTGGAAGCAAAAAATGCAGAGGTTCTTGAAATGAAGGAGAAGCTTGCAGCAATGGAGCAAACATGCTCACAAATGGCTTCCCAAATGTCTGCCATGGTGTCAATGATGGCTACATTTAAGAAGGATTCTGCTTCCCAAAATCTTCCTAGTGCT GTCGCTGGAACTTCGTCTCCGATGTGTTTACCAAATACAGATCGGTCAGAACCTATATCTTTATCTAATTATGAGGTTCCTGCAAAACAG ACTCGTGGAAGGAAAAAGAAAAGGTAG
- the LOC139898044 gene encoding uncharacterized protein isoform X2, with protein sequence MKRKRAAKVKNAFQDNNVRMAEINEVEEPVTGIRSRQVEKNVNNGGMESYPNRLREMIVSIIKDLAKEGGGLGNLSSSLGDNPIINGQMGQPHDDMNFEENESGLHHNHNPEYKQQELNDALTVIKKTMKLDAAAPFTRPVDPIALEIPDYFDIIDTPMDFGTICNNLENGLKYMNSADVFKDVQYIWYNCLKYNKKGDHILELMNRVKTFFMKYWIAAGLHTEQSTSIIAGQQHSMRNEEHYSSPVTHVAEDHPSPINMLTGQLQHTSSQSQSFSQEDEPNIDSTTVQQKRQGRGPTRCLKLLNTAGRIKVVTNEMGQPVGSEASLLTSFLGLTARDGNLAPLIYPSWSKVPQDNKEDMWQKVLTKFDIDPCNRSWVLRSLGSKWRNFKALLKATRYNTHATDKERLADRDERVLPEQWSFLVSKWSSEKWQNMSAKNKANRARQKFIHATGKKSFARIREEEKAKRPDGQELSRAELFILTRTRKNGQPVNEETAAVISQLRESATKKDSTVIDKNESQDDAYNRVMGLDRKGSSSLFGLHANPSHIGSELPTRAEALKMVEAKNAEVLEMKEKLAAMEQTCSQMASQMSAMVSMMATFKKDSASQNLPSAVAGTSSPMCLPNTDRSEPISLSNYEVPAKQTRGRKKKR encoded by the exons ATGAAGCGAAAACGTGCGGCCAAGGTGAAAAATGCATTCCAGGACAACAATGTTCGAATGGCAGAAATCAATGAAGTAGAAGAACCTGTTACTGGCATAAGGAGCAGGCAAGTAGAAAAAAATGTAAATAATGGGGGGATGGAAAGTTATCCAAACAGATTGCGTGAAATGATTGTATCGATAATTAAGGATTTAGCGAAAGAAGGTGGCGGTTTGGGTAATCTGTCAAGCAGCTTGGGTGATAACCCAATCATCAATGGACAGATGGGACAACCTCACGATGATATGAATTTCGAGGAAAACGAAAGCGGACTACATCACAATCATAATCCAGAATACAAGCAGCAGGAATTAAATGATGCTCTAACA GTGATAAAAAAGACCATGAAATTGGATGCAGCTGCTCCGTTTACCCGACCTGTCGATCCAATCGCACTTGAAATACCT GATTACTTTGATATTATCGACACACCGATGGATTTTGGTACAATATGCAACAACCTTGAGAATGGTCTCAAGTACATGAATTCTGCCGATGTATTTAAGGATGTACAATATATTTGGTATAATTGTCTTAAATATAATAAGAAGGGTGATCACATTTTGGAGCTCATGAATCGGGTCAAGACATTCTTCATGAAGTACTGGATAGCAGCTGGCTTACACACTGAACAATCAACATCTATAATTG CAGGGCAGCAACACAGCATGCGTAATGAGGAACATTACAGCAGCCCTGTTACTCATGTTGCTG AAGATCATCCCAGTCCGATCAACATGCTGACTGGTCAACTCCAGCATACCTCTAGTCAATCACAATCTTTTTCGCAAGAGGACGAGCCTAATATTG ATTCTACAACCGTCCAACAGAAACGCCAAGGTCGTGGGCCCACTCGTTGCCTTAAGTTATTAAATACAGCTGGCCGGATAAAAGTTGTAACCAATGAAATGGGTCAGCCCGTAGGCAGTGAAGCATCCTTGTTAACCAGCTTCCTGGGCCTCACCGCACGAGATGGGAACTTGGCTCCCCTAATTTATCCTAGTTGGAGCAAAGTGCCACAAGACAACAAGGAGGACATGTGGCAGAAAGTTCTG ACAAAGTTTGATATTGACCCCTGTAATCGAAGTTGGGTACTGAGGTCACTTGGAAGTAAATGGAGAAACTTTAAAGCCCTGCTTAAGGCTACTCGTTATAATACTCATGCAACTGATAAGGAGCGGCTTGCAGATCGTGATGAGAGGGTTCTTCCTGAACAGTGGTCATTCCTTGTTTCTAAGTGGAGCTCCGAGAAATGGCAG AATATGAGTGCCAAAAATAAGGCCAATCGAGCTAGGCAAAAGTTCATCCACGCCACAGGAAAAAAAAGCTTTGCCAGAATACGTGAGGAGGAG AAGGCAAAAAGGCCTGATGGGCAGGAACTCTCGCGTGCAGAGCTGTTTATATTAACACGTACACGCAAAAATGGTCAGCCTGTGAATGAAGAAACAGCTGCTGTAATT TCTCAACTTCGTGAATCTGCAACTAAAAAAGACTCGACGGTGATTGACAAGAATGAATCTCAAGATGATGCGTATAATCGGGTAATGGGCTTGGATAGAAAAGGCAGTTCGTCTTTATTCGGGTTACATGCTAACCCTTCTCATATTGGTTCTGAACTTCCTACGCGTGCTGAGGCTTTGAAGATGGTGGAAGCAAAAAATGCAGAGGTTCTTGAAATGAAGGAGAAGCTTGCAGCAATGGAGCAAACATGCTCACAAATGGCTTCCCAAATGTCTGCCATGGTGTCAATGATGGCTACATTTAAGAAGGATTCTGCTTCCCAAAATCTTCCTAGTGCT GTCGCTGGAACTTCGTCTCCGATGTGTTTACCAAATACAGATCGGTCAGAACCTATATCTTTATCTAATTATGAGGTTCCTGCAAAACAG ACTCGTGGAAGGAAAAAGAAAAGGTAG